From a single Brassica napus cultivar Da-Ae chromosome C9, Da-Ae, whole genome shotgun sequence genomic region:
- the LOC106424681 gene encoding sister chromatid cohesion protein SCC2-like, translating into MSNPSSSGWDSSSNLTQFGIGLANTVQSDVASHLPLPSLPIFCGSTQPGEFKLFDEAGEGISDNRSLNRSEILSQSRRIANMLEETDVSYLDLRNEARALNCNSAEPLQLYDQVLRCNPGAFVFLVYRILCAKLSMNSGLRNLQGIILSLLVMLAPFQWKWKRKLSKWWGC; encoded by the exons ATGAGCAATCCAAGCAGTTCCGGATGGGATTCAAGTTCAAATTTGACTCAGTTCGGGATCGGCTTGGCCAATACAGTGCAGTCGGATGTTGCTTCTCACTTGCCGCTCCCCTCGCTACCCATATTCTGCGGCTCGACTCAGCCTGGAGAGTTCAAGCTGTTCGATGAGGCTGGCGAAGGTATTAGCGACAACAGGTCGTTGAATCGCAGCGAGATTCTCTCGCAGTCTAGGAGAATCGCGAACATGCTTGAAGAAACTGACGTTTCTTATCT GGATCTTAGAAACGAGGCTAGAGCGCTAAACTGTAATTCTGCGGAGCCTTTGCAGTTATATGACCAAGTTCTACGATGCAATCCTGGAGCATTTGTATTTCTAGTATACAG GATCTTGTGTGCAAAACTTTCTATGAATTCTGGTTTGAGGAACCTCCAGGGCATCATACTCAGTTTGCTAGTGATGCTAGCTCCATTCCAGTGGAAGTGGAAACGAAAACTAAGCAAATGGTGGGGTTGTTAA
- the LOC106424679 gene encoding COP9 signalosome complex subunit 3-like isoform X2, whose product MHALVVTLCKRFKDRVLELKDPIRGVAPLVSAVRKVQVSANCSTVLHPDCLQLCLQAKCYKAGYDGMNGIGLKRFQKTSELHYNPYYEVGNRYNDGKISELEAVVVAQSSDLEQDKDTGLVKQAVSSLYKRNILGLTHKYLTLSLQDIVNMMVQTANAKEAETHVIQMIQDGQIHALINQKDGMVRLLEDPEQYKTSEMIEVMVSVIQRTIGLSKNLLAMDESLSCDPLYLGKVGRESQRYDFGDDFDTAPQKFSM is encoded by the exons ATGCATGCGTTAG TTGTTACTCTTTGTAAGAGATTCAAAGACAGAGTTTTGGAGCTTAAGGATCCGATAAGAGGGGTGGCGCCACTGGTGTCAGCTGTTCGCAAGGTTCAGGTCTCTGCTAATTGTTCGACTGTATTGCATCCGGATTGTCTTCAGCTATGTCTCCAGGCCAAGTGCTACAAAGCTGGTTATGA TGGAATGAATGGCATTGGACTGAAGAGATTCCAGAAGACATCGGAGCTTCATTACAAT CCTTACTACGAAGTGGGTAATCGTTATAACGATGGGAAGATCAGTGAACTAGAGGCAGTGGTTGTGGCCCAGAGCTCAGATCTTGAACAG GATAAGGACACTGGATTAGTGAAGCAAGCAGTGTCATCCCTTTACAAGCGCAACATACTGGGATTGACTCACAAGTACTTGACCTTGTCGCTTCAAGATATTGTCAACATGATGGTCCAAACTGCTAATGCTAAGGAGGCGGAAACGCATGTGATTCAGATG ATACAGGATGGTCAGATACATGCTCTTATCAACCAGAAAGATGGAATGGTGAGATTGTTGGAGGACCCTGAGCAGTACAAAACCAGTGAGATGATAGAGGTCATGGTTTCTGTCATCCAAAG GACAATTGGGCTGTCGAAGAATCTGCTAGCCATGGATGAGAGTTTGTCATGTGATCCTTTATACTTGGGAAAG GTTGGAAGGGAAAGTCAAAGGTACGACTTCGGAGACGATTTTGATACTGCCCCTCAGAAGTTCTCCATGTAA
- the LOC106424679 gene encoding COP9 signalosome complex subunit 3-like isoform X1 gives MHALVVTLCKRFKDRVLELKDPIRGVAPLVSAVRKVQVSANCSTVLHPDCLQLCLQAKCYKAGYDGMNGIGLKRFQKTSELHYNPYYEVGNRYNDGKISELEAVVVAQSSDLEQDKDTGLVKQAVSSLYKRNILGLTHKYLTLSLQDIVNMMVQTANAKEAETHVIQMIQDGQIHALINQKDGMVRLLEDPEQYKTSEMIEVMVSVIQRLEGKVKGTTSETILILPLRSSPCKQRNNLKESKTCLKLLLRESSFLLFFVLL, from the exons ATGCATGCGTTAG TTGTTACTCTTTGTAAGAGATTCAAAGACAGAGTTTTGGAGCTTAAGGATCCGATAAGAGGGGTGGCGCCACTGGTGTCAGCTGTTCGCAAGGTTCAGGTCTCTGCTAATTGTTCGACTGTATTGCATCCGGATTGTCTTCAGCTATGTCTCCAGGCCAAGTGCTACAAAGCTGGTTATGA TGGAATGAATGGCATTGGACTGAAGAGATTCCAGAAGACATCGGAGCTTCATTACAAT CCTTACTACGAAGTGGGTAATCGTTATAACGATGGGAAGATCAGTGAACTAGAGGCAGTGGTTGTGGCCCAGAGCTCAGATCTTGAACAG GATAAGGACACTGGATTAGTGAAGCAAGCAGTGTCATCCCTTTACAAGCGCAACATACTGGGATTGACTCACAAGTACTTGACCTTGTCGCTTCAAGATATTGTCAACATGATGGTCCAAACTGCTAATGCTAAGGAGGCGGAAACGCATGTGATTCAGATG ATACAGGATGGTCAGATACATGCTCTTATCAACCAGAAAGATGGAATGGTGAGATTGTTGGAGGACCCTGAGCAGTACAAAACCAGTGAGATGATAGAGGTCATGGTTTCTGTCATCCAAAG GTTGGAAGGGAAAGTCAAAGGTACGACTTCGGAGACGATTTTGATACTGCCCCTCAGAAGTTCTCCATGTAAACAGCGAAATAACCTGAAGGAGAGCAAAACTTGTCTCAAACTCTTGTTGCGAGAATCTTCTTTTTTGCTGTTCTTTGTTCTTTTATGA
- the LOC106424682 gene encoding F-box protein At3g19470-like — protein sequence FLRLIGPDGSDQIDVCEIFHCDCLLLCIPKGHSRLVVWNPYWGQTRWIEHTHNCHLEDQYRCSYTYALGYDRNSKSHKVLRFIDFLSHFVEFKIYDFSSDSWSLSLKGNTYWFASERQSINGFLVCFDFTRETFGPPLSLPCEAYFQDTVSLSSVREDQLVVLFQTWDILTFEIWISTKIGDDPNAVSWNNKFFLSANIKQLIHPQWQFPASASFFIDEEKKVAVVFDKDTDIRNPTREVAYIIGVDGSLKEAADVRECADRYCDAFLCSYVPSLVQLN from the coding sequence TTTCTGCGACTTATTGGCCCAGACGGTTCAGATCAAATCGATGTGTGTGAAATCTTTCACTGCGACTGTTTATTGTTATGCATCCCCAAAGGTCACTCCAGGCTCGTGGTTTGGAACCCGTATTGGGGGCAAACCAGGTGGATCGAGCACACACATAATTGCCACTTAGAGGACCAGTATAGGTGTTCTTATACGTATGCTCTCGGTTACGACCGTAACAGTAAGTCCCACAAAGTCTTGAGATTTATTGATTTTCTCTCTCATTTTGTCGAGTTCAAAATCTACGACTTCAGTTCTGATTCATGGAGCCTATCTTTAAAGGGAAACACCTACTGGTTTGCTTCAGAAAGACAATCTATCAATGGTTTCTTAGTCTGTTTCGATTTCACAAGAGAGACATTCGGGCCGCCTTTGTCTCTACCGTGTGAGGCTTATTTTCAAGATACCGTGAGTCTATCTAGTGTTAGAGAAGATCAGCTTGTGGTTTTATTCCAGACCTGGGATATATTGACGTTTGAGATCTGGATTTCCACTAAGATTGGTGATGACCCTAACGCCGTGTCCTGGAACAACAAGTTTTTCTTATCGGCCAATATCAAACAACTCATTCACCCTCAGTGGCAGTTTCCTGCATCTGCGAGTTTCTTCATTGACGAGGAGAAGAAAGTCGCCGTGGTTTTTGATAAAGACACAGATATACGAAACCCCACTCGCGAAGTAGCTTACATCATTGGAGTAGATGGATCCTTGAAAGAAGCAGCAGATGTCAGAGAATGTGCAGACCGTTATTGTGATGCATTTCTTTGCTCATATGTTCCAAGCTTAGTGCAACTTAATTAA